GCGTCATGGCCAGGCTGCGCTTCATCATGATCAGGGAATTCATTTTATCCTGTGCGGCATCAATGGCCTGATTCAGTGTGGCTACCTGATCCAGGGAATCGAGCACCTGGGTATCCACCACAGCGCCTAGCGTGAGTGAGGGATGGTCGTAGGGGATTGAGGTTGGCATGATATTTTGGTTTGAACTTGTACGGGAATCCCAAGCTGTTTTTATTACTTCTGATTGAGTACAGGAAAGGGTTGCAAACCAGCTTTGGCTCTTATTGCATTTACCTGTGAAAGAAAGGTTTGATAATTGGGGAGTAGTACCAAATCCTGATTTCGTATGGGAACATACCCTCCATTTAGATCAAAGAGTCCAATTTGATTTTCCTTTATTGCGGCTTCAATGGCTGCTGGCTTGGTTTGATAGATTCTGACGCTATCAAAGTAGAACTTACCGTTATCTAACCACCCACCTAGTACCTGAGCGTGTGTTTGAGCATGAGCAAGAGCTTTTGCTAAGCCCTCTTGCCCGAAGCAATCCTGAGTGTCTGAGTACGCTACGCAATAGCCAACTACTGGTTTATCTAGCCCATAAGTATAGATTGTAAATCCAGCTGCACTGCTTGGTTTTTGGCTTATTTGCCAAATTTGATCAATTAAACTAGCCATGATATATAAATTTTTAATGTTGCCTACTCTATTCTCCAGTTTTCGGCTTCCCTGGTTCTTTGATGTTGGTAGAATTATTTGAAGAACATTGCCGGATTGCCATAAGCGTTCCCATTCAGTCGGTCAATAGAATGCGCATGCAGTAGGATTGGCCTAGTTTTGAGGTCCATGAGTACACTTTTTGACCGTTGATGGTCACGAGTTTGCGTATGGCTGCATGAGTGGTCACCCCATTTGCGTCAAACCAGACGGCCACTTTCTTGTTGACATCACCTGCGGTGCAAGATTTCAAACCCAATGCCTGATAATAGGCAATAGGGTTCGCAGGAGGGTTGTTCCAGGCGTTGGTTACGCCATGAGACCATGAGATACAGTTATAGGCTGCGTTCTGGTCACCTATAATCGCCAGGTTGGGATCTTCCTGGAGGGAAGAGAAGAAACCGGGAGTGCTTACTCCACCAATTTGAATGCTCGTGCCGGCAATCAATGTTCGCTGTGCAGGAGTAGGTATTTGAGAGGCCACAGGTTCTGCTGTGGGTGCTATGAGTGGTAATGCCATGAGTTTTAGAATGATTAATTTTGCCTACTCTATTTCCAGTTTTCGGCTTCCCTGGTTATTTGATGTTTGGAGGTGAAATTGCTTTTTCACCTCCGGTGGATTGACTTATGAGCCAGAGGATGAGGCGTCAGACGAACTGTCACCTGAGCCAGCCCCGGAAGAGCTACTGCTGTCTCCGCTATCATCTCCACTTCCCAATGCATTATTCATTTTGTTTGGGTGGTACTTCTTCAGCCATGCACCGGCCAGTTCGCTTTTGGTGATGGGCTTTAGATAGTAGTTGATAGGGACACCTATGTTTCCGGCCAAACACTTGTTGATGTAGTCCTGCATGGCATCCATCATGGAGTTGGTGTCCAGGATTTGATTGCTCTTTTTGTCTGAATCGCTCAAAGCACTTAGTGCGCTGGTGATTCCCGCGCTCTTCATGGCAATCATCTGCTGGCCTGTTCTGGCTGCCTCTGCAGACGAACTAATGGTGTTCATTTCGTCAGTGGTGGCACCTTGAAGGGTCTGCACGCCTTTCAGAGGATCGTCGTTCATGTTGAATTCCTTCACAAACATGTCCACCGAATTGGCCTTAATGGATGGGATGGAACCCATGACGGTGAGTGTGCAGTGGGAGGTTACATTTTGGGTGCTCAAAAGGTTTTTGGCATCATTGGAAAAACTACTGTCCACACCAAATCCACCTGTTTCATGTGCCCACCAGCCGCCAACTTCAAACTGACCCTGAATGGACTCAGCCACAGAATACATCCGCTGAGAAGAATCCGTCTCGGTGGTATTCAGCACGTGCACCATCCCGACAAAGCAGGAACCAAATGTGGCACCAGAAAGGAGTTGCAGTTTGTTTTCACCCTGCGAGTCCTTTGCCATCATAGTTTCGATGATGCTGGCAATGCTCATCACATTGAGTTGATCTTTGGGGAATTCCTGATTCCAGACTCTGATGGCCTTGTCTACATCCAGTATATAAGGGGCCAGCAGTAAAGCATCTTTGTGGGTACAGTTGATGCTGATCACCAGTGTTCCTGCGATGCTGTGGTTTTGATGCTGACTACTTACCTGTTGTTGTACAGAAGATTTTACCGTACCGGTACCGGACTCGTATCCGCCAAACAGACTGAGTGAATCACTCACAAACCCTGCGATCGTGGAAGCGTGTGCGTCAGAAGATTGCTCGTTTTTGTCGAACCCAAAGTACTGGCAGTTCATTTTCAATGAATCTGCTGCCAGAGGCATTTTCTTGATTTGGGACTTGTTGTAGTCCATAGGGCTTTCCACGCTGCTGTTGATCATTGCTATTTTGGCTCTGAGCGGCTGAATTTTTTGTTCTGCGGCCAGTTTTACCTGCGCATAATTGATGGCAGCCTGCTGGATGCTCTGGCCTACTTTTACAGATTCCTGAACCAACTGATCTGCATCGATATTCATGTTGAGCATATCCTGAATGGTCATATCCAGGCTTCTCTTCATGGCGATGAGTGAGTTGAGTTCATCTTCGGCCGCATTCACGGGGGCTTCAGCTTGGCTTATTTGCTCAATATTAGTGAGCTTTTCCAGTGTCACGATGTTACCCAACACCAGTGATGGATCGTATGGAATTGTCGTTGGCATAGTATTGTAGTTAGATTGTTTTTTACTTACTCTTTTGAAGGCTTTTCAGTGTCCGCCATTTCAAAGCGACCGCTCTTGCTGTCGAATTGTAAGTCCTAAAGTATGCTGGGGCAAAAACCCATTTAGAAAAAATGGTACGAGTGCGGTGAGAATGGGCACGAGATGTTATATTCACGGAATAAGAACCAACGGCGCCCGGGATATATCATTCCTAAAGGGCGACTAATCGCTACACCATGAAAACAACCAAACCAACAGCTACAGAACTTTATTATCAGAAAATCGCAGGCCCTCTGTATCCATTTTGTGACAATGCATTAGTCCATTTTAAGGATATAGGAGGAGGCAAGAAGAAAGCTTTCATCAATGCCTACCTGCCTACATTGGTAGAAGATAAGATCACCGTTTCCATTCATGACGAGCAGCAGATCAGAAATACTGAGGTAGAGCGTCAATTGAGCAAAGGACCACTAATAGGAACCTTGATCACCCTCACGTATAAATCTCAAAAGGGAACAGGCAGCTACTACCTGTGGCAAATAGCCTTCACCTATGAGAGTAAATACCCTGTGGGTGTAGAGGATGTGGTGCTGGTAGATACAGACCCAGAGACCTCACGGGGTACAGTCACTACGGTGAAGGATCCCGGCACCTGATCTCAATAAAGGTGGTTACACTTTTGGTTTTTTTGATGCTTTTGTTCGCTGATGATCAGGAGCCTCCAACAAGCCTTCATCGGAAGGCCTTAAGTTTTCTTGAGGAGGATTGTGAGCGTGAAGCGTCGTGTGTTCAGGTACAGGAGTTGACAGTGCTGTTTCAGAATGGTGATTTCGACAAAGCCTATGAAATTCTGATCCCCGAATTTGATCATTGCACGGGTGAAAAGTGCTTTTTGCTGTCGGTCCTGAAGGCGAAGATCTTCTACGAGAAATCCTTGATCAAACAGGCTATAAATGAGTACAAAGTGTCATTGGACCTGAGAGATAAACTTCCACCTTCCTATCGTGAGGATTTTGCCATAGAACCTGTGATGGCCAGTTTGCTTCTGGAAGAAGAAGCTTTTTTAACCGCCATTCAGTATTTAAGGCCCTGGGTGGAGCGGTATTCAGCAAGTGAGAATAAGGATCAGTTTGGTGATTATTATCACAATCTGGGTATAGCTTATCTGCACCTGAAGAAGTTTGACAGCTCGGCATTCTACTTTAACAGGAGCATTGAGATTGAAATGGAAATGGCCGATACGCTGGGTCTTGCCATTTCTTATATGGACATTGCCAATTTGTACTACGAGCAATACATGGATGATCAGGCCATTCCTTATTTTCAGAAAGGTCTGGAATATGCACTACTCGCTCAGGAGCCAGACGTGCTTCGAAATGCCTACCTGAACATGGCGGTGGTGGAAGAGAACCGCGGAGACTTGCAAAGAGCGCTCAGCTACCGCAAGGATTTTGAAAAAGTACAAAACACCCTCTGGAATCGTGATAAGGTATGGGAGATGGCTGAAAAGGAGAAAATATATGAAATTGGTTTGAAGGAGCGTGAAATTACGATCCTAGAGCAGAAGGAACTGGTAAA
This Marinoscillum sp. 108 DNA region includes the following protein-coding sequences:
- a CDS encoding tetratricopeptide repeat-containing sensor histidine kinase: MLLFADDQEPPTSLHRKALSFLEEDCEREASCVQVQELTVLFQNGDFDKAYEILIPEFDHCTGEKCFLLSVLKAKIFYEKSLIKQAINEYKVSLDLRDKLPPSYREDFAIEPVMASLLLEEEAFLTAIQYLRPWVERYSASENKDQFGDYYHNLGIAYLHLKKFDSSAFYFNRSIEIEMEMADTLGLAISYMDIANLYYEQYMDDQAIPYFQKGLEYALLAQEPDVLRNAYLNMAVVEENRGDLQRALSYRKDFEKVQNTLWNRDKVWEMAEKEKIYEIGLKEREITILEQKELVKNAELSRQRWQIKAYLIASVFLFILAGVVGVGYRIVSHSNKQITEQKRVLEQMDTAKNRLFSIVAHDLKAPVRSLQRSQQKMAAAASAQDKETLLALASVNGHLLNATQNLLNNLLQWSLDQTNQVHLMRESIEPGRLIEQVLYDYEPMFQEKGIDLETDFVSGSMVLVDIQSMKVVFRNLLDNALKFTPKGGRVHIATSTRGDMVRIAIEDTGCGMEQEVVDRLFEISQAKIQTGTDGTTGTGLGMILCQAFVSRNGGTIEVESQVGKGTIITLNLPRIAET